The following nucleotide sequence is from Flavobacterium sp. N1736.
TTCAAAACATCCTGATCACCATTAGGATCATATTTGTTTGATTCATAAGTAAACGTTGCAGCGCCTCCTGTAGGGTAATTAATTTTGGTTAAAATCCCTGCTTGCGCGTTAGTTTCATTGGGTTCTCTGTAAGCACCATTTAGAAAAGGATACCAGGTAGAACTTGATGCCGGACCACACTCCATTTGAAAAGGTAAAAAACTGGTATGGCTTATTTTATATTCAGGTGCATTATCTTCTCGTATTACAACAGGATTTCGTATGTAATCATAATCTGACGAGTTGTATCTGTATAAAGATGAGCTTACGTCTCTATAATATTGGAGATGATCATTATCAAATCCATTATAATATCCCCAGTGATCTGTCGAAGTAGATGTTTTAGCAGGAAGTATAATCGAATTATAAGTAAATGTATAGGGAGGATTTTTTTTATAAGTATTGGATACCTTATCATAAAATGATTCCTGAACGCTATTTAATTTCAGCCTCCAATAATTTTCTTTATTTTTTCCTGTTACATTTCCGTTAAAATAAGAATAGTCAAACGCCACTTTCTTAACAGATTCTCCATTTAAATTAAATACCTCAAAAGAATTTAGTTTTTGAGATTTTGGAGCTATATTTCCAAAGTGATTATTCTGGCGCTGATCTTCCCTGTCGTTTGAAGTAAAATCAATATAACCATTTTTAAATTTTATTTTTGTCAAATTGATATCACTAGCTGATGACATACTAACAGCTATATTATATTTTTTTTCATTAAAAGTTCCATACCATAAATTATAATATTCTGAAGATTTAAAAAGAGGATCTCCAAAATAACTTTCCTGTTCATAAAAACTTAACTGACTGATACTTCGGCGCCCGATCGCGTCATCATATTCAAAAGTTAGTGCATCTCCTTTTGGTGTTATTATTTTATTAATATACCATGCTGATATATATTCATCGAAATTAACATTGGGATCCAGTCTGGAAAATCTATCTTCACGTAGCACATCATCTACCAGATAATATGGAACCGCACCGCTATCAGTACCACTGTAGCTACGCGACACTTCTTTTACATTAAAATAATATTTCCAGCCATTACCATCGGTTACTTCCCACTCCATTTTATCTGTGTCATAAACAAATGTGGTATTGGTTTGTTTTAGAGGTATTCCTTTAATCTTAGGAGAACTTCCTTGCCTTTTATCGAAAATCATTTTTCCTGATTCTCCTAAAAAATTATAATACATTATATCTGGTTTTCCATCCCTTGCCCCTTCATCAATTTCTCTGTAAGAATTACAATATTCGCAATTATTCCCAAAAATAACTACATCAGTACTTGTAGAAGGCAAATCGCTAACTGTGGTATATCCAGTAAAAGGTTTTAAATCGTCTAAACCATTTATAGATCTGGTTATAACACCACCTGCATTTAATGCCCAGCCAAGACCAACATTACTCGCTTCTTGAGAAACTCTTATCCCTGAAGCGTGGTAACTTACTGAAATCGGTAATTCTATTTCTCCTGATTTTATATTATATAAGGGTACCGATATATCAGGAACCCCAGTATAATTATTTGTTGGCACATTTGCGTATTGTGCTAATGCAGCTGCATTTGGTGAAGGAGGCATCACTTTCGGTGCATTTTGTGAGAAAGCTAAGCTAACACTAAGTAGTGCCAAAATTTTAGATAGTACCTGTCTTTTCATATGGTTTGTTCTATGTTTTTCTTATTTTTCATAAAATTTTAACCAATATTAGTACATTATTTCTTATTTAATGTTTGCACTATATTAAGGAATTAGATATAAAATGAATGCATTGTTATGGATCAACTTAAGTAATTATTAATCAAAAACTTATAAATTAAATTACAAACTAATAAAGATTCTTATGGTGTCATTTATCTAAAAATAGGTCGACAGAAATCAATTTATTATGAAAGACAAAAAAGGAAACTGAACTCATTGAGACTTTAAATTAACTACTGTTTCTCAAGTTAAAGAAGCGTAAATTCGTCTAAAAACAGATACGTTTAAACAAAAACTCAAAAGCTTATGTTTAACATTAAATTTACATATGTAAGAAAGCAAAAGCTTTTGAAAAATTTATGATATACTTTTTTGCGTGATTTTTAATGATTCTTGAATATAAAAATTAAGATTAACTTATTATTTACCAAAAATTCTAATTCGAATATCTTTTGTCAAAATTCAATCTAGAGTTCTTTTATAGAAAACGTTCAATAAAAAAAATTCCAAACCCCAATTTTTAAATTGGAATTTGGAATTTAAGATTTAGAATTCTTTATTTATGATTTATTCTAGAACAAAACTTACACTTACATTTGCTGTAACTTCGATTTCACCAACTGCTAAAGTTTCATTTTCTGCACCACCGTTGCTATCCATAGCCATCGATTTCATAGCTGCATACATTGGTTGCGGGTGATAAATTTGTGAATTATCAGAAATAACAAAAGCTTTACCTACTTTTTGTCCTAAAACAGAAACGTAATCTTCTGCTTTTGCTTTCGCATCTTTCATCGCTAATTTACGAGCTTCTGATTGTAGCTGAACTATTTTTGAAGATTCAAAAGAAACTTTGTCCAAACGGTTAATTCCCTGTTGAACCAAACCTTCCATCAATTCATCGTATTTAGTTAAATCTTTTAAAACAATTTCTACTGTTTGCGTAGCGTTGTAACTTGTTTTCTTTTTTTCGTAATCATATTGCGGATTTAGCGCAACTTGTTTGGTTTTAAAATCTGCTGTTGGAATATTCATTTTTTTGATGAATTTCAAAACAGCATCAATTTTTTCGTCATTTTGCTTTTTGACGTCTTTAGCATTATTCCCTTTTGTTTCAACTGTTGCTGAAATACAAACCTGATCAGGTGCTACTTTTACTTTTCCTTCTCCATTTACATTGATTTGTGGAATTTGTTTGGTTTCCTGGCCGTAAGACATAGTCATAAACATGATTGTTAAAAATAATACTAGTTTTTTCATTTTTGTTAAATTTTAATTATTCAATAATGGCATTTCAAAATTTGTGCCACATTATATTTTTCCCAATTTTGCTAATACAAAAAGTATTAAAATAGGAATCGCCAACAGGATTACCATTAAAGTATGATCTGCAATTAAGGAAGGTTCTTTAATTAAAGTTATCAAATAACCGCCTATAGCACCTCCAAAGTGCGCTGTATGACCAATGTTATCATTTTTGGCGCGCATTCCGTAAATTGAATATAATAAATATAAAATTCCGAAAAGATAAGCAGGAACGGGAATCACGAAGAATACCCCTAACATCATATCCGGCTGTAAAAGTATTGCCGAATATAAAACACCTGTTACTGCGCCCGAAGCACCAACGGCTCTGTAACTGTAATCGTTTTTATGAAAAACCATTGTTAGCAGACTTCCAAAAATTAAACTTCCAAAATAAACCAGCACAAACGAAAAGTTACCCAACCAGCCTAAAACAACCGGAGCAAAAAACCAAAGCGTAAGCATATTAAAAAGTAAATGCATCATATCTGCATGTAAAAAACCGGATGAAAGCATTCTGATTTGTTCCCCGGAACGAATACTTCCTACATGAAATTCGTGTTTTCTAAAAAAAGCAAGATCATTAAAACCTTTGTAGCTAATCAATACATTGGCGACTATAATCCCAATTAAAATGGTATTCATAAAAAATATTTAATGTGAAATGTAAATATAGTCATTCTTAAACATATGTTAGCGTCAGTCCAAAATATCCGTCTTTATTCATTTTTATTTTATATTTGTAAAAAAATTTACATGCAATTTCTCGTTTATATATTGGCCTACCCTTTTTTATGGCTTATCTCTATATTACCTTTTCGAATATTTTACTTGTTTTCTGATTGCGTATATTTCATTATATATCATGTTGTTGGTTATCGTAAGAAAGTTGTTCGCGAAAACTTAGCAATGACTTTACCACATTTAAATAATGCCGAACGAAAAGAAATCGAAAAGAAATTCTATCAGCACATGTGCGATATGTTTTTAGAAACGATTAAAACGATGAGTATTTCGCCTGAAGAAATGGAAAGGAGATTTCAAGTCACTAATATTGAACTCATACAGGATTATGCAAGAAAAGGCAAAAGTGTTATTCTCGTTGCTTCACACTACGCCAGTTACGAATGGCTTCTGACAATTAATCCAAAACTTGGTTTTCAGGGAATTGCAATATACAAGAAAATTGCCAATCGTTATTTTGATAAATTAATTCGTAAAATTCGTTCAAAATATAATACAGAATTAATTGAAACCAGAAAAGCCATTCCAACTATGGCTCAAAATCAGCGTGAAGGAAAATTAAGCCTTTACGGATTAGCAAGTGATCAGTCTCCAAAACTGGACAGGATTTTTCATTCAATGAAATTTATGGGTATTGAAGTTCCTGTGCACACCGGAGCCGAAATGCTGGCAAAAAAATACGATTTAAGCGTGATAATGGTAAAAGTAAAAAAAGTTGCAAGAGGCTATTATGAAGCCACTTTTCTAACTATTGCTGATAATCCTAATGATTATGAAAATTTTGAAATTACAGAACGATATTTAAGAGAAGTCGAAAAACAAATTTATGAAGTTCCGGAATATTATTTATGGACACATAAAAGATGGAAACATAAAGTTGAAAAATAATCTTCAAAAAAATCCAAAAAACAATACATGTTTTTTGGATTTTTGGGTTTTAGTGCAAATCATAAAAAAATGAAAACTGATTGATGTGTTTTTGTATATCTTTTTTTTGATACGATTTTTACTAAAAAAACATACATTTGAAATAGATAAAATTAACCCAAATCTTATTATCTATTATGATCAAAAACCTATCTTTAATTGTATGTTTCTCATTAGCAACATTCGCACAAAGCCCAAAACGCGGAATTGCATACGGAGACCATTCTACATCTGATTTATTACTATTAAAACCCGGAGTTTCCTGGTGGTATAACTGGGGATCTTCTCCAGAAAACGACACTAATGCAAACTACGAATCTATTGGTGTAGAATATGTACCCATGGCATGGGGAAAAATAAATGATGCTGATGTTCAGGCTTTTATTAACAGAATAAAACCCGGAGCCAAATATTTATTGGCTTTTAATGAACCCAATTTTAACGACGGATCCAGATTAACGCCGCAAGAAGCAGTAAATGCATGGGCAAATGTCGAAAAAGTTGCTGCTGCAAAAAATCTCGAAATCGTAAGTGCCGCGCCGGCTTTTAACGGTTCCAATAATTATGGCGGTTACACAAGCCCAGTTGCCTGGCACGATCAATTTTTTCTGCTATGTCCAAACTGCAAAGTCGATTACATAGCTTTTCATACTTATGATAGTTCATCAGGATCTGTTATTGGCGTTACAGGACTTTTAAAAAAATACAATCGTCCTGTTTGGGTAACCGAATTTGCCAATAGAGTCATTCAGACTGCCGCCGAAAAAACGACATTCATGAAAGAGATCTTAACCAGTTTTGAAAACGATCCGGATATCTATCGTTATTCATGGTTTACCGGAAGAGTCGATCCTGCAAAATGGCCTGACATGGCCGAAGGACCATTATTAGAGTTAAAAACCAGTGCTTTAAGACCTATTGGAACGGAATATATAAATGTGCCTTACACTACCAAAAAAATGAATGTTCCGGGACGAATTACTGCCAATAAACATTATCGCCGAAAAGGAACAACATTGCAAAACACAACAGATGGCGGAACAGTTCAGAATGTTAGCGCAATAAATGAAGGCGACTGGAACGAATTTATGATCAATGTTGTCGATGCCGGAACCTATAAACTTACTTTTAGAGTAGCGGCTGCAACCATTGCCGGAAAATTTGACATTTTTGTAAATGATATTGCGGTAAAAACAGATGAAACTTTCCCCGCTACAGGCGCAATGCAAACGTATGCAGATAAAATCGTAAACGGAGTTGTGTTACCAAAAGGAGAAGTTTATCTGAAAATTAAATTCAAATCAAACGATATGAATTTTAATTATATAGATGTTGCCGTTACTAATTTAGGTGTAAATGATCCGGTTTCTGAAAAAGATTCTTTTACGGTTTATCCAAATCCAATTAAAACACAATCGACACTTCATATTAAATCAGATCTTACAGAACCTTTGTCTTTAAAAATAGTAGACATGAAAGGAAGTATTTGTTTTTCTTCTGATGAATATTTCACAAATGAAGATATAAAAATTGGAGATAAACTTTCGACAGGAATTTATATTGTAACCGCAACTTACGGTTCAATTAAAAAATCATTGAAAATTATCAAAGAGTAAGATTCTGATTAATAAGCGAATCAAAAGTTAAATGTGCCGTTAGGCACAAATATTGGTAGAAAACAAGAAGTGGAATAAATTTAGCGTGCCGTAGGTACGCAATAGTTATCATTTTGTTGCGTACCTACGGCACGTTAACGAATTTTCAACCTAATTAATAACTACCAAAATTTGGTGCTTAACCGCACAAATTGCAAATTTTCAACTCTTGCATTTAATAAAAAAAATACCTCTTTCATTGATTTTGAAAGAGGTATTTTTTTTATAGAATTGTCAAAAATTAAATTCCGGCAATTGCTTTTATTTCATCTATAATTCGAAGTGCCAAAACATCTGCTTTTTCCTGAGACGGAGCTTCGGTATAAATACGAATAATAGGTTCTGTATTTGATTTTCTTAAATGAACCCATTCTGTAGCAAAATCAATTTTTACACCGTCAATTGTCGAAATATCTTCGTTTTTATATTTTTCAGTCATCGCAACTAAAATTGCATCAACATCAATTTGCGGCGTTAATTCAATTTTATTTTTGCTCATATAATATTCAGGATATGAAGCACGCAATGCCGAAACTGAGATCTTTTTATTAGCCAAATGCGTCAAAAACAATGCAACGCCAACCAAGCTGTCACGACCGTAATGAAGCTCAGGATAAATAATTCCCCCGTTACCTTCACCGCCAATAATAGCATTATTTTTTTTCATTAATTCCACAACATTTACCTCGCCTACTGCGCTGGCTTCGTAATTTCCTTTATGACCAACAGTTACATCGCGCAATGCACGTGAAGATGACATATTCGAAACTGTATTTCCCAGAGTTTTACTCAAAACATAATCAGCGCAAGCGACCAAAGTATATTCTTCACCAAACATTTCACCGTCTTCGCAGATAAAAGCCAAACGATCCACATCAGGATCAACAACAACACCTAAATCTGCCTTTTCTTTTACAACCAATTCTGAAATATCCGTTAAATGTTCCTTTAAAGGTTCCGGATTATGAGGAAAATGTCCGTTTGGTTCACAATATAATTTCACCACTTCAACCCCCATTAATTCCAGTAATCTCGGAATAATAATTCCGCCAGAAGAATTTACACCATCAACAACAACCTTAAATTTTGCCGCTTTTACAGCTTCAACATCAACTAAAGGCAAATTTAAAACCTCGTCAATATGAATATCCATATACGCATCATTCAACGTAATCTCGCCTAAACTATCCACATCCGAGAAATCGAAAGCCTCAGCATCAGCAATTTCAAGAATTTTTGCACCTTCAGCGCCGCTTAAAAATTCCCCTTTTTCATTCAGTAATTTCAAAGCATTCCATTGTTTTGGATTGTGCGAAGCCGTCAAAATAATTCCGCCATCCGCTTTTTCCAAAGGCACGGCAACTTCAACAGTTGGCGTAGTTGAAAGTCCAAGATCAATTACATTAATTCCCAAACCTATTAAAGTATTTACCACAAGATTGTGAATCATTGGTCCTGAAATTCGGGCATCACGGCCAATTACAACCGTTAATTTTTCTTTTGAAGTATTGTTTTTCAAAAAGGTTCCGTAAGCCGATGCAAATTTTACCGCATCAACAGGAGTCAGGTTATCACCTACTTTTCCTCCAATAGTGCCACGTATACCTGATATTGATTTTATTAAAGTCATTTTTTTGAGTTATGGTTACCAGTTACAAATATAGAAAAGTTAGTAAGTTTCTAAGATGCTAAGTGGCTAAGAATTTAAAAAAAGTTGTTAAGTGGCTAAGGTTCTAAGTTACTGAGATTTTTTAAAATAAGCTGAAATGTTAAGTTTATATTGAGAAGTCCTATTATAAAAACCATTTAAAAAAGATTTTATACATTTACAATAGAGAGAACTTAGAAACTTAGTCTCTCAGAACCTTAGCAACTCAAAAAAATGAACTTCCTAGCCCACATATATCTTTCAGGCGATAACGATTTAATAAAAATTGGCAATTTTATGGCCGATGGCATCCGTGGAAAACAGTTTGAACATTTTCCTGACGATGTTCAAAGAGGAATTATTTTGCATCGTTTTATTGATACTTACACCGATTCGCATGATGTTTTCAGGCAAAGTACCAAACGGTTACACGAAAAATACCATCATTATTCAGGAGTGATTGTAGACATTGTTTACGATCATTTTTTAGCTAAAAACTGGTCTAATTATTCAGATGAAAAACTCGAAACCTTTATCGATAGATTTTACAGTTCATTGCACGATAATTATGATATTCTAACAGAAAAAACACAGGGTTTAATGCCTTATATGATTGAGCGAAACTGGCTTTTAAGTTATCGGACTGTCGAAGGAATTCATCAGATTTTAACTCAAATGGACCGACGATCTAAGAATATGTCGAAAATGCAGTTTGCCAGTGAAGAATTAAAAGAATTTTACGATGAATTTGAACAGGAATTCACTTTATTCTTTGAAGATATCAGGCTCAATGCACATCAAAAATTACAATCTTTATGAAGAAAATTACGCTTTTATTGAGCCTTATTTATATTAGCTGCGCCACGCAGGAAACTTCAAAACCAACCGGATTAGTCACTTCAAAAGCAATGGTGGTTTCTGCTCGCGAAGAAGCTTCTAAAATTGGTGTTGAAATCATGAAAAATGGCGGAAACGCTTTTGATGCCATGATTGGAACCGAATTGGCTTTGGCGGTTTCATTTCCTTTTGCAGGAAACATTGGCGGCGGCGGATTTATGGTTTACAGAAAAGCAAACGGCGAAGTTGGATCTTTAGATTATCGCGAAAAAGCGCCTTTGGCAGCATCAAAAGACATGTTTCTGGATAAAGACGGAAACGTTATAAAAGGAAAAAGTACTGAAACTGCTTTGGCAATTGGCGTTCCGGGAACTATTGCAGGTGTTTTTGCCGTGCATAAAAAGTTTGGTTCTCTGCCAATGTCTGAAATTTTAAAACCTGTAATTGCTCTTGCCGAAAGAGGCGTTATTGTTACTGAAAAACAAGAAAAAAGCATGGATAATTATCGGGAATCGATTGTAAAAGTAAACGGTTCTACGACTCTTTTGGCAACTCATTTTAAAGAAAAAGATACTATTAAATATTCGGCTCTGGCCAATACTTTAAAACGAATTTCAAAAAACGGACGAGATGAATTTTATAAAGGTCAAACTGCTGAAATTCTGGTTGATTATCTACAGAAAAAAGGCGGCATTCTTACGCTTGAAGATTTAGCCAAATACGAAGCAAAATGGAGAAAACCACTTCAGTTTACTTATAAGGATTTAAAAATTACCTCAATGTCGCCGCCAAGCAGCGGGGGAATTTGTCTGGCACAAATCCTGAAAATGATTGCTACTTATGATTTGGCAAAAATGGGTCATAATTCTCCGGAAGCAATTCAGGTAATTGTTGAAGCAGAAAGAAGGGCTTACGCCGACAGAAGTCAATTTTTGGGAGATCCTGATTTTGTAAAAATTCCGACAAAAGCATTACTTTCCGATGCTTATTTAAAAGACAGAATGTCGACTTTTAATGTTGACAAAGCCAGTTTATCATCTGAAATAAAAGAAGGAAAAATAACGTACAGCGAAAGTACCGAAACGACGCATTATTCAATTGTCGACAAATTTGGAAATGCCATTGCAGCAACTACAACCTTAAACGACGGTTACGGTTCTAAATATTATTGTGATGAATTGGGTTTCTTCCTTAATAATGAAATGGATGATTTTAGTGCAAAGCCGGGATCTCCAAATATGTTTGGTTTGGTTGGAAATGAAGCCAATAGTATTGTTCCTCAAAAACGAATGCTGAGTTCGATGACACCAACAATTGTAGAAAAAAACGGTAAACTTTTTATGGTTGTCGGAACTCCCGGAGGTTCTACTATTATAACATCTGTTTTGCAGACGATTTTAAATGTTTACGAATATAAACTGAGTATGCAGGAAGCTGTAAATGCGCCGCGTTTTCATCATCAATGGTTACCCGATCTTATTAATTTTGAGCCAGAAACCTTTGATATAAAGACTATTGAAGTTTTAAAAGCAAAAGGGTATCTGATAAACGAAAATCCAACTCCGGTATTGGGCAAAGTCGATGCAATTTTGGTTTTACCAAATCAAAACCTTGAAGGAGGCGCTGATTTTCGTGGAGACGATACTGCTTCCGGTTTTTAGTTTTTCAAAAAATAAACCGAAATAGTTGACTTTTATGAATTCTATGCGCTAAATTTGTAGTTTACCTAACTTTTTAAACAAATAATGTTAAGAAAACTTTTTCGCAGACTAGAAAGCATTATTGCTTTAGCTCAATCTATATTGACACCAAAGCAATTTATATTTTTATCCAGTGTCTTAGTTGGTATTTCTTGTTCATTGGCTGTAATTGTTTTAAAAACATTTGCCCACAGCGTTTTTTCTTTTGCCACGTATATAAACGGAATCCTGAAATTAAATTTCATTAATGGTATCTTGCCTATAATTGGTATTTTGCTAACCGTATTTGTGGTCAAAAAAGTATTAAACGGTTCTATTCAAAAAGGTACTTCTCAAATTTTATATGCCGTTGCAAAAAAAGCAAGCATAATTCCCAAAAAACAAATGTATGCGCAAATCATAACGAGTTCCTTAACAGTAGGTTTAGGAGGTTCTGCCGGATTAGAAAGCCCAATTGTAATTACCGGAGCCGCTTTTGGGTCCAATTATGCGCAAGGTTATAAATTAGCTTACAAAGACAGGACTTTGCTTATTGGCTGTGGCGTTGCTGCCGGAATTTCGGCTGCTTTTAACGCTCCTATTGCCGGAGTTCTTTTTGCTATCGAAGTTTTATTGGTTGATGTTAGTATTTCAGCCTTTACTCCTATTATGATTTCTGCGGCTACAGGTGCTTTAGTTTCTGCTATTTTATTAGATGAAAGCATTTTATTGTCCTTCAAACAACAGCAAACTTTTAATTATCACAATATTCCATTTTATGTTCTTTTGGGTGTTTTAACTGGTTTTATTGCGGTTTATTACGCACGAAATTTTCAAAAAACAGAGCATTATTTTTCTAATTTAAAAATGGGTCCTTATAAAAAAGCACTTATTGGTTCTTCTTTATTAGCCTTGCTTATTTTTATTTTTCCAACCCTTTTTGGTGAAGGTTATGAAAGCATCAAAACCTTATCAGAAAGTGATCCGGGACAATTATTAGACAATACTCTATTTGCTGATTTTAGAAACAACCAATGGGTTTTACTTCTTTTTGTGGGATGCACGATGATGGTAAAAGTATTTGCTTCAGGATTAACTCTTGGAAGTGGTGGAAACGGAGGAAATTTTGCTCCATCCTTATTTATGGGATCTTATTTGGGGTATTTCTTTGCAAAATTCATTACTTTAATTGGTTTGGCAAAACTGCCAATAAGCAATTTTACAATGGTTGGAATGGCCGGTATTTTGAGCGGATTATTTCATGCGCCACTTACAGCGATTTTCTTAATTGCCGAAATTACCGGAGGTTATGGCTTAATGATTCCGCTTATGATCGTATCTTCTATAAGTTTTGCCATTTCTAAACGATTTGAAAAATATTCGCTTGACGTAAAAAACCTCGCTAAAAAAGGTCATGCATTTACAAGTAATAAAGACTCCAATATACTTTCGACTTTAGATATTGATACTATTATACAATGCGATTATTTAACCGTTCATCCGGAAGAACATCTAACTAAACTGGTCGATCTTATCTCGCACTCCAATCAGGTTGTTTTTGCTGTTGTTACGAAAGAAAATGAACTCGTTGGCGTTGTACATTTTAATGATATTCGCGAAATTATTTTCAATCCGTATCGGGTAAAATATACCTTAATAAAAGATGTCATGAAAACACCGCCTGCCACTATTTCATCTTATGATAGTATGGAAGTGGTTATGAGCAAGTTCGAAAAATCGAAATCAGCATTTATTCCCGTTTTAAAAGATCAAAAATATTTTGGTTTTATTTCTAAATCTATCGCACTCGAAGCTTACAGAACAAAATTGCGTTCCATGACAATTGAATAGTCTTAATATCGGATAGGTTAAAATTTGATATATCCGATATTAAGAAGTACCTTTGTGGGGAAATGTGGAATATAGACTTAACATATAGAGAAGAATTTCAATCGACATTTGATCGATTGTACCAAAAAAGGCTTGATTTGCAAAATAGCAGACCATTGCCCA
It contains:
- a CDS encoding SIMPL domain-containing protein, yielding MKKLVLFLTIMFMTMSYGQETKQIPQINVNGEGKVKVAPDQVCISATVETKGNNAKDVKKQNDEKIDAVLKFIKKMNIPTADFKTKQVALNPQYDYEKKKTSYNATQTVEIVLKDLTKYDELMEGLVQQGINRLDKVSFESSKIVQLQSEARKLAMKDAKAKAEDYVSVLGQKVGKAFVISDNSQIYHPQPMYAAMKSMAMDSNGGAENETLAVGEIEVTANVSVSFVLE
- a CDS encoding rhomboid family intramembrane serine protease; the protein is MNTILIGIIVANVLISYKGFNDLAFFRKHEFHVGSIRSGEQIRMLSSGFLHADMMHLLFNMLTLWFFAPVVLGWLGNFSFVLVYFGSLIFGSLLTMVFHKNDYSYRAVGASGAVTGVLYSAILLQPDMMLGVFFVIPVPAYLFGILYLLYSIYGMRAKNDNIGHTAHFGGAIGGYLITLIKEPSLIADHTLMVILLAIPILILFVLAKLGKI
- a CDS encoding lysophospholipid acyltransferase family protein encodes the protein MQFLVYILAYPFLWLISILPFRIFYLFSDCVYFIIYHVVGYRKKVVRENLAMTLPHLNNAERKEIEKKFYQHMCDMFLETIKTMSISPEEMERRFQVTNIELIQDYARKGKSVILVASHYASYEWLLTINPKLGFQGIAIYKKIANRYFDKLIRKIRSKYNTELIETRKAIPTMAQNQREGKLSLYGLASDQSPKLDRIFHSMKFMGIEVPVHTGAEMLAKKYDLSVIMVKVKKVARGYYEATFLTIADNPNDYENFEITERYLREVEKQIYEVPEYYLWTHKRWKHKVEK
- a CDS encoding glycosyl hydrolase, which encodes MIKNLSLIVCFSLATFAQSPKRGIAYGDHSTSDLLLLKPGVSWWYNWGSSPENDTNANYESIGVEYVPMAWGKINDADVQAFINRIKPGAKYLLAFNEPNFNDGSRLTPQEAVNAWANVEKVAAAKNLEIVSAAPAFNGSNNYGGYTSPVAWHDQFFLLCPNCKVDYIAFHTYDSSSGSVIGVTGLLKKYNRPVWVTEFANRVIQTAAEKTTFMKEILTSFENDPDIYRYSWFTGRVDPAKWPDMAEGPLLELKTSALRPIGTEYINVPYTTKKMNVPGRITANKHYRRKGTTLQNTTDGGTVQNVSAINEGDWNEFMINVVDAGTYKLTFRVAAATIAGKFDIFVNDIAVKTDETFPATGAMQTYADKIVNGVVLPKGEVYLKIKFKSNDMNFNYIDVAVTNLGVNDPVSEKDSFTVYPNPIKTQSTLHIKSDLTEPLSLKIVDMKGSICFSSDEYFTNEDIKIGDKLSTGIYIVTATYGSIKKSLKIIKE
- the glmM gene encoding phosphoglucosamine mutase; translated protein: MTLIKSISGIRGTIGGKVGDNLTPVDAVKFASAYGTFLKNNTSKEKLTVVIGRDARISGPMIHNLVVNTLIGLGINVIDLGLSTTPTVEVAVPLEKADGGIILTASHNPKQWNALKLLNEKGEFLSGAEGAKILEIADAEAFDFSDVDSLGEITLNDAYMDIHIDEVLNLPLVDVEAVKAAKFKVVVDGVNSSGGIIIPRLLELMGVEVVKLYCEPNGHFPHNPEPLKEHLTDISELVVKEKADLGVVVDPDVDRLAFICEDGEMFGEEYTLVACADYVLSKTLGNTVSNMSSSRALRDVTVGHKGNYEASAVGEVNVVELMKKNNAIIGGEGNGGIIYPELHYGRDSLVGVALFLTHLANKKISVSALRASYPEYYMSKNKIELTPQIDVDAILVAMTEKYKNEDISTIDGVKIDFATEWVHLRKSNTEPIIRIYTEAPSQEKADVLALRIIDEIKAIAGI
- a CDS encoding acyl carrier protein phosphodiesterase; amino-acid sequence: MNFLAHIYLSGDNDLIKIGNFMADGIRGKQFEHFPDDVQRGIILHRFIDTYTDSHDVFRQSTKRLHEKYHHYSGVIVDIVYDHFLAKNWSNYSDEKLETFIDRFYSSLHDNYDILTEKTQGLMPYMIERNWLLSYRTVEGIHQILTQMDRRSKNMSKMQFASEELKEFYDEFEQEFTLFFEDIRLNAHQKLQSL
- the ggt gene encoding gamma-glutamyltransferase, with the translated sequence MKKITLLLSLIYISCATQETSKPTGLVTSKAMVVSAREEASKIGVEIMKNGGNAFDAMIGTELALAVSFPFAGNIGGGGFMVYRKANGEVGSLDYREKAPLAASKDMFLDKDGNVIKGKSTETALAIGVPGTIAGVFAVHKKFGSLPMSEILKPVIALAERGVIVTEKQEKSMDNYRESIVKVNGSTTLLATHFKEKDTIKYSALANTLKRISKNGRDEFYKGQTAEILVDYLQKKGGILTLEDLAKYEAKWRKPLQFTYKDLKITSMSPPSSGGICLAQILKMIATYDLAKMGHNSPEAIQVIVEAERRAYADRSQFLGDPDFVKIPTKALLSDAYLKDRMSTFNVDKASLSSEIKEGKITYSESTETTHYSIVDKFGNAIAATTTLNDGYGSKYYCDELGFFLNNEMDDFSAKPGSPNMFGLVGNEANSIVPQKRMLSSMTPTIVEKNGKLFMVVGTPGGSTIITSVLQTILNVYEYKLSMQEAVNAPRFHHQWLPDLINFEPETFDIKTIEVLKAKGYLINENPTPVLGKVDAILVLPNQNLEGGADFRGDDTASGF
- a CDS encoding chloride channel protein, translated to MLRKLFRRLESIIALAQSILTPKQFIFLSSVLVGISCSLAVIVLKTFAHSVFSFATYINGILKLNFINGILPIIGILLTVFVVKKVLNGSIQKGTSQILYAVAKKASIIPKKQMYAQIITSSLTVGLGGSAGLESPIVITGAAFGSNYAQGYKLAYKDRTLLIGCGVAAGISAAFNAPIAGVLFAIEVLLVDVSISAFTPIMISAATGALVSAILLDESILLSFKQQQTFNYHNIPFYVLLGVLTGFIAVYYARNFQKTEHYFSNLKMGPYKKALIGSSLLALLIFIFPTLFGEGYESIKTLSESDPGQLLDNTLFADFRNNQWVLLLFVGCTMMVKVFASGLTLGSGGNGGNFAPSLFMGSYLGYFFAKFITLIGLAKLPISNFTMVGMAGILSGLFHAPLTAIFLIAEITGGYGLMIPLMIVSSISFAISKRFEKYSLDVKNLAKKGHAFTSNKDSNILSTLDIDTIIQCDYLTVHPEEHLTKLVDLISHSNQVVFAVVTKENELVGVVHFNDIREIIFNPYRVKYTLIKDVMKTPPATISSYDSMEVVMSKFEKSKSAFIPVLKDQKYFGFISKSIALEAYRTKLRSMTIE